Proteins from one Streptococcus mitis B6 genomic window:
- a CDS encoding THUMP domain-containing class I SAM-dependent RNA methyltransferase, with protein sequence MKKEFNLIATAAAGLEAVVGREVRELGYDCQVENGRVRFQGDVRAIIETNLWLRAADRIKIIVGTFPAKTFEELFQGVFALDWENYLPLGARFPISKAKCVKSKLHNEPSVQAISKKAVVKKLQKHYARPEGVPLMENGPEFKIEVSILKDVATVMIDTTGSSLFKRGYRTEKGGAPIKENMAAAILQLSNWYPDKPLIDPTCGSGTFCIEAVMIARKMAPGLRRSFAFEEWNWISDRLIQEVRTEAAKKVDRELELDIMGCDIDARMVEIAKANAQAAGVAGDITFKQMRVQDLRSDKINGVIISNPPYGERLSDDAGVTKLYAEMGQVFAPLKTWSKFILTSDEAFETKYGSQADKKRKLYNGTLKVDLYQYFGQRVKRQEVK encoded by the coding sequence ATGAAAAAAGAATTTAATTTAATCGCTACTGCAGCAGCAGGTCTTGAAGCTGTTGTGGGACGAGAAGTGCGAGAGTTGGGCTATGATTGTCAGGTTGAAAATGGACGTGTTCGTTTTCAAGGAGACGTGAGAGCTATTATCGAAACCAACCTCTGGCTTCGGGCAGCAGATCGTATCAAAATTATCGTAGGAACGTTCCCAGCTAAGACTTTTGAAGAGCTGTTTCAGGGAGTTTTTGCTTTAGATTGGGAAAATTATTTACCACTCGGAGCTCGGTTCCCGATTTCCAAGGCCAAATGTGTTAAATCTAAACTGCATAATGAACCCAGTGTTCAGGCTATTTCTAAGAAAGCTGTTGTCAAGAAATTGCAGAAACACTACGCCCGCCCAGAAGGTGTTCCTCTGATGGAGAATGGTCCAGAGTTTAAGATTGAGGTCTCTATTCTCAAAGATGTGGCAACTGTCATGATTGATACGACCGGGTCTAGCCTATTTAAACGTGGTTATCGTACCGAAAAAGGGGGAGCCCCTATCAAGGAAAACATGGCGGCAGCTATTTTACAACTTTCTAACTGGTATCCAGACAAGCCTTTGATTGATCCGACCTGTGGTTCGGGGACTTTCTGTATCGAGGCTGTCATGATTGCCAGAAAGATGGCGCCTGGTCTTCGTCGCTCCTTTGCTTTTGAGGAATGGAACTGGATTAGCGATCGCTTGATTCAAGAAGTGCGCACAGAGGCGGCTAAAAAAGTAGACCGTGAGCTGGAACTGGATATCATGGGCTGTGATATCGATGCACGCATGGTGGAAATTGCTAAGGCCAATGCCCAGGCAGCTGGTGTTGCAGGAGACATTACTTTTAAGCAGATGCGCGTGCAGGATTTGCGTTCCGATAAAATCAATGGTGTGATTATTTCCAATCCGCCTTACGGGGAGCGTTTATCAGATGATGCAGGGGTGACCAAGCTTTATGCTGAGATGGGTCAAGTATTTGCACCGCTGAAAACGTGGAGCAAATTTATCCTAACTAGTGATGAAGCCTTTGAGACCAAGTACGGCAGTCAGGCGGACAAGAAGCGCAAGTTGTACAATGGAACTTTAAAAGTTGATTTGTATCAATATTTCGGTCAGCGTGTTAAACGTCAGGAAGTAAAGTAG
- the gpsB gene encoding cell division regulator GpsB: MSSIIFSAKDIFEQEFGREVRGYSKVEVDEFLDDVIKDYETYAALVKSLRQEIADLKEELARKPQVSSAPSPSHPDPIDVAASSSMTNFDILKRLNRLEKEVFGKQILDNPDL; encoded by the coding sequence ATGTCAAGTATTATTTTTTCAGCGAAAGATATTTTTGAACAAGAGTTTGGGCGTGAAGTCCGAGGGTATAGTAAGGTAGAAGTTGACGAGTTTTTAGACGATGTCATCAAGGACTATGAAACCTATGCTGCCTTGGTCAAGTCACTTCGTCAGGAAATTGCAGATTTGAAGGAAGAATTAGCCCGTAAACCGCAAGTGAGTTCAGCCCCAAGTCCTAGTCACCCAGATCCAATTGATGTGGCAGCTTCATCTTCTATGACGAATTTTGATATTTTGAAACGCTTGAATCGTCTTGAAAAAGAAGTATTCGGCAAACAAATTTTAGACAATCCTGATTTGTAA
- a CDS encoding DUF1273 domain-containing protein gives MTTALIMGYSNFDLGLFNEKDIRLKIIKKAIRRDLESLAEEGIKWLVFTGNLGFESWVLDVANEMKEEYDFSLATIFDFETHGENWNEANQLKLSQFKQVDFVKYAYPKYEHMGQLRDYQRFLLENTTSSYLFYDEENETKLAYFYQKMKNQEDYFIKRLTFDRLNELAENFSEN, from the coding sequence ATGACTACAGCTTTAATTATGGGATATTCTAATTTTGACTTGGGTTTGTTTAATGAAAAAGATATCAGGTTAAAAATTATAAAGAAAGCCATTCGCCGTGATTTAGAAAGTCTAGCAGAAGAAGGGATTAAATGGCTGGTCTTTACAGGGAACTTGGGATTTGAATCTTGGGTGCTTGATGTCGCAAATGAAATGAAAGAAGAATATGATTTCAGCCTAGCGACCATTTTTGATTTTGAAACACACGGGGAAAATTGGAATGAAGCGAATCAGCTTAAACTTAGCCAATTTAAGCAGGTCGATTTTGTCAAATATGCCTATCCTAAATATGAACATATGGGGCAACTACGAGATTACCAACGATTTTTACTGGAAAACACGACTAGTTCCTATCTTTTTTATGATGAAGAAAATGAAACGAAACTAGCTTATTTTTACCAAAAGATGAAAAATCAAGAGGACTATTTTATAAAGAGATTAACATTTGATCGGCTAAATGAACTTGCTGAAAATTTTTCCGAAAATTGA
- the recU gene encoding Holliday junction resolvase RecU produces MVNYPHKISSKKSQTSLSQPKNFANRGMSFEKMINATNDYYLSQGLAVIHKKPTPIQIVRVDYPQRSRAKIVEAYFRQASTTDYSGVYKGYYIDFEAKETKQKRAIPMKNFHPHQIQHMEQVLAQQGICFVLLHFSSQQETYLLPAFDLIRFYHQDKGQKSMPLGYIREYGYEIKAGAFPQIPYLNVIKEHLLGGKTR; encoded by the coding sequence ATGGTCAACTATCCTCATAAAATTTCATCAAAAAAAAGCCAAACATCTCTTTCTCAACCAAAAAATTTCGCAAATCGAGGAATGTCTTTTGAAAAGATGATTAATGCTACCAACGACTACTATTTGTCTCAGGGCTTGGCTGTTATACACAAGAAACCAACTCCCATTCAAATCGTACGAGTGGACTATCCACAACGAAGTCGTGCCAAGATTGTTGAAGCCTATTTTCGACAAGCTTCAACGACGGACTATTCTGGCGTTTATAAGGGATATTACATCGACTTTGAAGCCAAGGAAACAAAACAAAAACGTGCGATTCCGATGAAAAATTTCCATCCACATCAGATTCAGCATATGGAACAAGTCCTTGCCCAACAAGGAATCTGCTTTGTCCTTCTTCACTTTTCTTCTCAGCAAGAAACCTACTTATTGCCGGCATTCGATTTGATTCGCTTCTATCATCAAGATAAGGGACAAAAATCAATGCCACTTGGATATATTCGAGAATATGGATATGAAATCAAGGCCGGCGCCTTCCCTCAAATTCCCTATCTCAATGTTATCAAAGAACATTTATTAGGTGGTAAAACAAGATGA